GACAGTCCTGAGGCGAGGGGTGAACATAGCAAACTCATCGATGTCCATGTCGTCATCTTCCATGAGGAGGTAGTGTACCGGCAAGGCCCTGGGGTGTGCGTCGCTGTCATGCTAGGGTGGATTGTAGGCATCACCAGGGGCGCCGTAGCGACGGTTGTAATCATCGCGGCggcgcagctcctcctcctggcggTTGTGGGCCTCCTGCTCCACATCGCGGTTTGGCTGGTTGCCGACCCTTGGAGCACCAAGGTCGCGGTTGTACTGGGCCTGCCAGCAGAGCTCTGCCTCGTCCCTCTCCTGGCTATAGTTGTTGAGCTCACCATGGAGGTTGCAGCGGTCGCGGTCAGGTTGCCGACCAGGCCAACCGCGGCATTCACCGTCTCCTCATCCATTGCAGCAATGGTTGTTGCGGTGGTGGTTATTTGGTCGATGGTCATCATCGTTGGGGTGGTGGTCATTGCTTTGGGATTggtccacctccacctcttgAATGGGTTCTAGCCGACCTCCCCTGCGGCGGCCATGATTAGGTCGGCTGCGATCGGATCTACTTTGATTAGATCGGCTTCAGGAGTGCTGGGTAGATGTAGATATGGAGTGTGATGATTGGCTTCTTCAACATGCTGGGGCCTGGACCTTTTCCTCGATCTGGGTGTTAGCGACACGGATGCGCGCCCAGATCCACTTCACTTACTCCAAGTCTAGAAGATTTTCTAGGTCAGCAAAAATGACCCCTAGGTTGGACTGAGCAGTGGCAAAGACGTCATGACCAGCTTGTTTGAGGTCAGCATGTAGATTGCAGGCATGTAAGAGACGCCTGCGTTGACCCCCAGTGCCCCCTTGGTCGCCGTTGTCGCCGCCGTTAGGTGCCGGCGGGACGGGCGGTGCGCCGGCCGCTACGGGGGCGGTAGATGGCTGACGAACTTGCTCGGCTCATTCCTTTTGGCGGCGCCTGCCGCGGTCTCGATTCCTCTCATTGCGTCATTCCTCCTGGGAGGAAGTTTTGCCATCACAAGGAGGTTCGTCGGCGGAGACAACGAAGACTTCCTGATCTAGTGACGTATAGCTTCCGTCGTCGCCCTCACCATAAGGATTTGGGATTAGGGAAAAGTGAGAGACTTGGAACTCGCCGCAGTCTGGAAACTgggtgggttcgggtgggtcATCAGATTGAATCTGGAAAGACTGCATGAGTTTTTCGAAAAACATGACAGCCaagttcttgatgccaaaagggACGCGGGGAGAGCCCTGCGCCGACCTTCCAGGACGTAGTGCAGcctcggagaggttgatgcactcagcaatggtaTTGCTGATGCGGTCTAGCCCTGCGATTAGATCGGAGGGTGTCGGTGGGCAGGTTGCCCGTGAGGATGCATGGGAtcctctgagagagagagagagagagagagagagagagagagagatcaccaacctgctgggcaagcggcATGATGATCCTCAGGTGAAAACCTTGCTCCATCGATGTAGGTCCGACGGATGCTGAGCTGGTGGCGAACACCGAGTCGGCGATAGAGGCAACAGAGTTAGAGTCCACCTACATGCTCCCAAAGCGGAGCTGAATCGGATTAgcaaggaagtccttcatgctctcggggaagatgatgccaaggcgggatgccatcgagctcactgggaaggatctcacgatcacccctacctggcccGCCAACTGTCAGATGTATTGACCGGCAGTTCACCAGAGGGTTatccaggtggtagatttgtaggcaggggagATCgaagaccaagaacttgaatggtaacatagagatgcaaggtttagataggttctggtcatgtgttctggtggattgtattgctggtatgggatgCGAAGAGTTGATATCTGTTGGGTTGAGGTACCCTCAGGGGGCGtccctagccgccttatataggctgatgacctagggttacaatcggctaggatctaatcctagtcgattgttatatggaaagcaatctgagtcagactacaacaagtatcccgcgaTATCGGGGCAGAATCCGTTCGCCCGGCCTCCGAGCTTGTACTCCACGcgtcttcatgccttggcccgcacggcatGGTTGGACGGACCCACTTGTCCAGTATCCTGATCGGGGACCCGTGAGTACCCTTATTCCTCGATTACCATGTCTCTTTCCGTCTGAGTGGTGCTGGATAGGGCCACCATGGTACACATGGACCTCTGGTACTAACATAAGTGATATTCTTCACTAGTAGTtgaataatactccctccgaaATATTTGTCACACTTAACATTTTCTCGTAACATTTGACCAtttgtcttattcaaaaatttattaTAAATATAAAAACACAAATCATACTTAAAATATCTTTGATGATAAAATAAGACAAACAAAATATATActtacatatttttttaataagacgaatggtcaaacATCTTGACTAAAAGTTAACAgtaacaaatattttgatacggagaTAGTATCACACGAGATAAGATTTCAGCTGTCATTGTTTTGCAAAAactctaaggccccgtttggatcattggaattgaattccatcttaataatcataatttagacacaaattaatgaagctaatataattgtatgtggaatatagttgtatattatagttggtgatatgggagagatacttgtatgctgcacttctactatagagaagcgagtctaagagcgtgctataagaattgaattccatctaataaccataatctatagaatcaatttccatctcccaccccatgaatttaagataggcttatatctaaactttggaaagttgtggaatgccacattccaacataaattagcctactccattaaatagattccaattccttggacccaaacggggcctaagagaTATTCCGCAAAGGCAAGCATATTTTTCAGATAAGGAAGGTTTCTAGCTCCCGCATCATGTCGTCGTCTTTTTGCCGATTTGCGGTGTGTTTTgtgacaacaaaaaaaaactctttgCCCCATTATGGTTGAAAAGCGAACCAAAGCTAAATCCAACGTTGGTGAAAACAACTCCATTCGATTGACAAATGTGCCGAGAAACCACCCTGAATACCGGCCTCACAACATACCAAATGATGTTATGAGCCCGCACGACACTGACTATTGTTGTAGACAAAGGATACTGGAATCTAGAACAGCCACAAACCCAAGAGTGCAAAGGCAACTATCGTCGAACAACACTGGCCTCACACTACCGGTACACCTTGGGTTGAACGATGGTGCCATGGCATGAATGGAAAACCACTACCAAGCTTTCACCCGGAAAGATCCATAGGAAAGAGACGAATGGCCCAAGCCGCTCTACAGAGCCCACAAGCCCAAAACCACGTACGTCCCGCGCCATTCATTCCTTTGCTGGACCAAGCAAACAAAGCCCGTGTACTTCCTTTGCTTTTTATATAGGAGTATGATTTTATTTGGCCATCGACACAATTTTGGATAAATAAAGCGACTGCTGACTAGGAGGTACGGAGTATACTACTGTACTATGCTAGGTTGTGCTGCAGAAATAGCCAAATTTCCCACTTGAAGACATACATTTTTTATTGAAAGAATAATGCCTTAGCTACACTTGACAGGTAAACATAGTTACATTTGACAGGTAAACATGCGTATTGATAAATTACATGTAAAAGCCCCAATTTGTTTCGAGGCTTAGCTATGAATTATAAATAGTAAATAACTTACTTCTTCTGTCATCTGGTGAATTTCTGTAGTCACTAACCAAAGAATTGTGCACTGCACCCACCTGTAAAATTTTAACACTTCTGCTGCCACATCTGAGACTGAAACTCATGCGTCGAAGCTGATCTCCCACTCGTCCTTGCCAACCATGAGGAAATGAGACCCTCTGTCGATCACCATCTTGCCGTCCTCCCTCGCCCTGCCGAAGTGCTCGCACGGGCTGACGTCGAACCTGACGCTGGCCTTCTCCCCTGCCTTGAGATGCTGGCTCTGGAACCCGATCAGCTGGCTCGACGGCCGGCCGTCGGTCGCGTTCGGCCACCGGAGGAACATGAGCACTGAGTGCTTCCCATCCATGGGGCCATGGTTCTCTACCTCGACCTCCGCCGGGAACTTGAGCTGCTCACACCCGTCGGCGCCGATGTCGTCGATGTGGTAGTAGCTCGTGGTGTCTACGGACGTCGACGGCAGGCCAGCGAGTAGGCTCGTGTCGGGCGCCGGGTTCTTGCCGCCGGTGACTAGCCGGCGCGAGAACTTGGAGTAGCTGAGGCCGTAGCCGAACTTGTAGATGGTCTTGCCGTTGTAGAAGCGGTAGCTCCGGCCGGGGTAGCCGGTGGCCGGGTTGGCACGCATCCGCATGTCCGTCATGGGGATCTTCGTGAACTCCTCCGGATACCACGTCACCGGCAGCCTGCCGCTAGGGTTGTGGTCGCCGAAGAGGACTCTGGCAATGGCGAGCCCGCCGGCCTGGCCAGGGTAGCCTGCCCAGAGGATGGCGCCGATCTTCGGGTTCGACTGCGCGAACGTGATGTCCACAGGGCCTCCGGTGAGGAGCACGAGGATCACCGGGCGCTtcgacgcggcggcgacggcggttaTGAGGCTCTGCTGCTTGCCCGGGAGCAGCAGGCTCGTCCTGTCCAGTCCTTCCTTCTCCTGGTCCTGGCTGAGCCCCATGAACAGGAACACATACTCCGATGAGGTGGCCAGGGCGGCCGCCTGCCCCGTCGCGGCTACGCCGCACGCCGCCGAGTTGCACCCGGCCAGGAACCTCACGTTTTTGATATAACTCTGGAGCCCCTGGAGCGGCGTGGTGGTCTCGCACGCCGGGCCGAAGTAGTTACCGCTGAGCACGAGCGCGTTGTTGGCGTTGTGGCCGATGACGGCAGCGGAGCCGACAGCGGACCGGTCGAGCGGGAGGATACCGGCGTCGTTCTTGAGCAGGACGATGCCGTCCTGCGCCGCCTCGAGCGCGAGGCTCTTGTGCTCCGCCGTGCACACGTCGGCCGCGCCCAGCCCGCCGTACGGCGCGCTGCCGCGCGGGTCGCCGTCGAAGTGGCCCAGGCGCATGCGCACGGCGAAGAGGTTGGTGAGAGCCTTGTCCACGTCCTTCTCACTCATCTTCCCCTGCCGGATCGCGGACATGCCGTGCTCCTGCGTGTAGGTCCCGCAGTTCAGGTCCAATCCTGAAATTTCCATGGCCAGCAGGTTAAAGaaaactttaattttttttgttctgtgaGTAAATAGTTCAGAAATGCTAAAATTTAAGCATGCATCAAACGGTGTACTAAGCTGGGTGCATATTCCATGCAGGAAAGGTTGTTTATTCATTTGCTGGGTAGCAGTACTATACTAATGATGAAAGAAATTAAACATTAGTCCTGTAGGCAATGAAAGGTGGCACGTACATACAGTACCAACATGAGATTCACTCACACCTAGTAGAATGCATCTTTCAAAAGTTGTAAGAAAAACTTACCGGCCTtgagggcgacggcgacggtgtcCTCGGGCGTGGGCGCGTACCGCTGGGCGTCGCGCATGATGGCCACGGCGTCGCAGTCCGACGACACGTACCCATCCAGCCCCCATTCCCCTCTAAACGTCTTGGTCAGCAGATCGGAGCTCGCGCACGCCGGAACGCCATTGACGCCCGTGTAGGCGCACATGACGCAGCTGGCCTTGCCGTCGACGACGCAGCTACGAAACGGCGGGTTGAACGTGTCGGCGAGGTCCTGCGCCGTGACGCGGGCGTCGAAGTTGTAGCGCTGCACGCCGTTCCAGTCCTCGAGGTCGTACGCCGTGGCGTGCTTGCAGCACGCCGAGGCCTGCAGCGGCgagctgccggcgccggcgggggagcTCCCCTGGATGCCACGGACGAAGGCGACGGCGTACTTGCTCGCCGTGGCCGGGTCCTCGCCGGGGGTCTCCTGCCCGCGGCCCCAGCGCGGGTCGCGGAAGATGTTCACGTTCGGGGACCAGATGGTGAGCCCCTCCGCCTGCCCCAGGTTGTACAGCGCCCGGGCCTCCCGGCCGATCGCCTGCACATGTACGCGTCGTGTCAGTCCCAGATGAACCGTGTCCTCTTTACAGTTCACATGGAAGGCCCTATGAACTGAACATTCTTCAGGTTCACGTCTGGAGTGAGAGAGTGACCTACCACTTGAGCGTTTTGCAAAGTGTGTGATCGATAAGAGTGAGTTGTAGGTTGTACTACTGTTCCTTCATTTATGGCAATCGCATTACACAGGTGGAAGTGACAAAGATGGGCACGTGTGGCCCTGAATGATCAACAGTGATGTTGTTTCATTAGTTACCACAGCAATAACATTCCTGTACTTTAGATTGGCAAACACCAAACAGGGACGTAAACTGGTGTAGTACTTTCATCTACTTTCAGGCATAACTTTATTAGACTCTCAAGTCAGAACAGGGGAAGGAAAGAACAAGCACCCCTGCCCCTGGAATCCTGAACTCATCTGGAGGTGGACCAACTTCTGGTCAGATGCAGATGAACTATTTATCATTTATATTATACCTTCCAAGTTCCAATAGCCCGACAAACAACAACTAGGTCATTGCTAACTCCATTTCcccctaattattttttttgcttcatttCGTTACTCTGTTCTTACAGTTCTACTTGAGTAAAACAATACTTTACTACAGTTGATCTGTACGTTTTCCCCTAGTTACTGGTCCGAAAACTACTCGTGTTCAACACTCTCATTAGTGCCGCGATGCACGAGGTATATAGCTGTCATGTACTCTGTTATCCCGCTGTCATCAGATCTAGTACTATCAAAGATCTGGATACAGGACCGGTTCCAGCCAGCCCGGAGTCCATTTCCATGCATGAATGATGTCGATATCGTCATTTTAA
This genomic window from Setaria viridis chromosome 8, Setaria_viridis_v4.0, whole genome shotgun sequence contains:
- the LOC117833456 gene encoding probable beta-D-xylosidase 7, whose product is MGAFFFRNAGAAMLPLLLAVLLSAAAADPGFSCGPSSPTRSLPFCDRSLPAAQRAADLVSRLTVAEKVAQMGDEAAGVPRLGVPAYKYWSEGLHGLAFWGHGLHFDGAVRGVTSFPQVLLTAASFDEGLWFRIGQAIGREARALYNLGQAEGLTIWSPNVNIFRDPRWGRGQETPGEDPATASKYAVAFVRGIQGSSPAGAGSSPLQASACCKHATAYDLEDWNGVQRYNFDARVTAQDLADTFNPPFRSCVVDGKASCVMCAYTGVNGVPACASSDLLTKTFRGEWGLDGYVSSDCDAVAIMRDAQRYAPTPEDTVAVALKAGLDLNCGTYTQEHGMSAIRQGKMSEKDVDKALTNLFAVRMRLGHFDGDPRGSAPYGGLGAADVCTAEHKSLALEAAQDGIVLLKNDAGILPLDRSAVGSAAVIGHNANNALVLSGNYFGPACETTTPLQGLQSYIKNVRFLAGCNSAACGVAATGQAAALATSSEYVFLFMGLSQDQEKEGLDRTSLLLPGKQQSLITAVAAASKRPVILVLLTGGPVDITFAQSNPKIGAILWAGYPGQAGGLAIARVLFGDHNPSGRLPVTWYPEEFTKIPMTDMRMRANPATGYPGRSYRFYNGKTIYKFGYGLSYSKFSRRLVTGGKNPAPDTSLLAGLPSTSVDTTSYYHIDDIGADGCEQLKFPAEVEVENHGPMDGKHSVLMFLRWPNATDGRPSSQLIGFQSQHLKAGEKASVRFDVSPCEHFGRAREDGKMVIDRGSHFLMVGKDEWEISFDA